One segment of Theobroma cacao cultivar B97-61/B2 chromosome 9, Criollo_cocoa_genome_V2, whole genome shotgun sequence DNA contains the following:
- the LOC18589099 gene encoding RING-H2 finger protein ATL13 translates to MDWIFHEIKQRSLLSPSEQPYYLPQSSPLMPPPQNLHSDSFNLNNKVSPSILLIIIILAIIFFVSGLLHLLVRFLLRPPNREPEDIDNVTALQGQLQQLFHLHDAGVDQSFIDTLPIFHYKAIIGVKNPFDCAVCLCEFEPEDKLRLLPKCSHAFHMECIDTWLLSHSTCPLCRASLLPDFSPNNSCSPIVLVLESGSESSREIVTDREGALGRTNSVVRSNSHLGLCGDTELGSSQRKSCEILEKDEVNPTVAVDSGEKVVPVRLGKFRNVDGGESSNNNVDARRCFSMGSFEYVMDENSFLQVPIRTPMKKPSGKRICLPLTPGHRPAMSECDCESRRGFNGFEIMRNFETKGSSSASDNNGKAIGKSKKESFSISKIWLRGKKEKQNITGDSSRRAFSFRFPLHQNVAATAAAADDSMKVKNGIGGARDTISEIDSGRWGNGGSELGFDVENQSCYSLDSQAKTPSFARRTLLWLAGRQNKVVHSSFTPKV, encoded by the coding sequence ATGGACTGGATTTTCCATGAAATTAAGCAAAGAAGCTTGCTTTCTCCATCAGAGCAGCCATATTACCTCCCTCAATCATCACCATTAATGCCTCCACCGCAAAATTTGCATTCTGATAGTTTCAATTTGAATAACAAGGTTAGTCCGAGTATCTTACTCATCATTATAATCCTAGctatcattttctttgtttctggTTTGCTTCACCTTTTAGTTAGATTTCTTTTGAGACCTCCCAATAGAGAGCCAGAAGATATAGACAATGTGACTGCTCTTCAAGGGCAGTTGCAACAACTATTCCATCTCCATGATGCTGGTGTTGACCAATCTTTTATAGATACTCTCCCTATTTTCCACTACAAAGCGATCATCGGAGTAAAGAACCCATTTGACTGTGCTGTTTGCTTGTGTGAATTTGAGCCTGAAGACAAGCTTAGATTACTACCAAAATGCAGCCATGCCTTCCACATGGAGTGTATTGACACTTGGCTTTTGTCTCATTCCACATGCCCTCTGTGTAGAGCTAGCTTACTCCCTGATTTCTCTCCAAATAATAGCTGTTCACCCATTGTTCTTGTTCTTGAATCTGGGAGTGAAAGCTCAAGAGAGATTGTCACTGACAGAGAAGGTGCTCTAGGCAGAACCAATTCAGTTGTGAGATCAAATTCCCATCTGGGTCTTTGTGGAGACACTGAATTGGGGTCATCCCAGCGTAAATCATGTGAAATCCTGGAAAAAGATGAAGTCAACCCAACAGTGGCGGTGGATTCTGGGGAAAAAGTGGTGCCTGTTCGGCTAGGAAAGTTTAGGAATGTTGATGGTGGCGAAAGCAGTAACAATAATGTGGATGCTAGGAGGTGTTTCTCAATGGGGTCCTTTGAGTATGTAATGGATGAGAATTCTTTCTTGCAAGTGCCAATTAGAACCCCAATGAAGAAACCATCAGGCAAGAGGATTTGTTTGCCATTGACACCCGGTCACCGCCCAGCAATGTCTGAATGTGATTGTGAATCAAGACGAGGGTTCAACGGTTTTGAAATCATGAGAAACTTTGAAACTAAAGGGAGTTCTAGTGCTAGTGACAACAATGGCAAGGCCATTGGCAAGAGCAAGAAAGAAAGCTTCTCAATATCGAAAATTTGGCTTCGGGGGAAGAAGGAAAAGCAGAATATTACAGGGGATTCATCCAGGAGGGCCTTTTCATTTCGATTTCCGTTGCATCAGAATGTTGCTGCtactgctgctgctgctgatGATAGCATGAAGGTGAAGAATGGTATTGGAGGTGCCAGGGATACTATCTCTGAGATAGACTCTGGCAGGTGGGGAAATGGAGGGAGTGAATTAGGTTTTGACGTGGAAAATCAGAGCTGCTATAGCTTAGATTCACAAGCTAAAACACCATCTTTTGCAAGGAGGACTCTGCTGTGGTTAGCTGGGAGACAAAACAAGGTTGTTCACTCATCCTTTACACCAAAGGTCTAG